The Eggerthella guodeyinii sequence TGTTCTTCAAGCCCCGCTTCACCTCCTCTATCCTCTATAACGAATCCTACGGTCGATCCGTGCGGGCTCAGCTGAAAAAATTTCCGGACGCATTCGCCCGGATGCCCCTCGTGCTTCACCCAGCGAAGCGGTATACTTTCCCAACCCTACCACCTTCGAGAAAGGAATCCCCTGTGAAGACGCTTACCAAGATCAGCGACTTCGCGGGAAAGTACATGGCGATCATCGCACTCGCCGTCGCGATTATCGCCTTGGTCTTTCCCGGTCCCGTGTCCGCCGTCGTGAAGACCAGCTACGTGAACATCCTGCTGGGCGTCGTGATGTTCGGCATGGGCATGACCCTCAAGCTGGCCGACTTCAAGGTGGTGTTCACGAAGCCGAAAGCCGTCATCGTGGGCATCCTGGCGCAGTTCATCATCATGCCGGTGCTGGCGTTCCTGCTGACGATGGTGTTCCAGCTGCCGCCCGAGCTGGCCGTGGGCGTGATCCTCGTGGGCTCGTGCCCCGGCGGCACCAGCTCCAACGTCATGACGTACCTGGCGAAAGGCGACGTGGCGCTGTCAGTGGGCATGACCGCGTGCACCACCATCATGGCGCCCATCGTCACGCCGCTGCTCGTGCTGCTGTTCGCCGGCCAGACCGTGGACGTGAACGTGCTGGACATGTTCCTGTCCATCGTGCAGGTGGTGCTCGTGCCCATCGCGCTGGGCTTCCTCATCAACTACTTCTTCGAGAAGGCTGCCAGCGTCTGCGCCAACGTGCTGCCGCTCGTGTCGGTGGTGGGCATCTCGCTCATCATCATGGCCGTGGTGGCCGCCAACCAGGCGAAGCTGCTGACGGTGGGGCCGCTCATCATCGTGGTGGTCATGCTGCACAACGTGCTGGGCTACGCGCTGGGATACCTCACCGGACGCGCGCTGCGCCTGTCGAAGGCCCAGATGCGCACGCTGTCCATCGAGGTGGGCATGCAGAACTCCGGCCTGGCCACCTCGCTCGCCACGGTGCACTTCGCCAGCATGCCGCTGGCCGCGGTGCCCGGTGCCGTGTTCAGCGTGTGGCACAACATCTCCGGCGCGGTGTACGCGAACATCCTCGCCCGCTCGGCCGACAAGGACGCCGGCGAGGCAGACGAGGTTGAGCAGGCCGCCGCGTAACGGGCACGCGACGCGACGGCGCAACCGGTTCGAGAAGGCCGGAGCCCCTCGGGGTTCCGGCCTTTTTTCACGGCCCGAACCCCACGTCACAGAATCGTCGTTTGGAAGCGCGCCTCGCCTGGCGTACAATCATGAGCCAGTAAAAACGCAGTCGCAACGGAAAGGTTCTCAGCATGGCGGACACAGCAAGCAGCATCGAGCTCGGCTTCATCGGGTTCGGCAACATGGCCCAGGCGATGGCGCAGGGCCTCGTGAATTCGGGCGCGCTCTCGGGCGAGCACATCCACGCGTGCGCCGGGCACTTCGACAAGCTGCAGGCCACGGCCGAGAAGCTCGGCGTGCACGCGCATCGCGAGGCGGCCGAGGTGGTGGAAGCCAGCGACTTCGTCGTTCTCGCCGTGAAGCCCTACCTCATCGAGCAGGTGGTGGAACCGGTGCGCGAGACGCTTGCCGGCAAAGCCGTGATCTCGGTGGCCGCCGGGCGCGACTTCGCGTTCTACGAGGGCATCCTCGCCCCGAACAGCCACCACCTCAGCACCATCCCGAACACGCCCATCGCCGTGGGCGCGGGCGTGGTGGCCTGCGAGCAGCGCCATTCGCTCACCGACGAGCAGCTGCAGACGTTCGAGAACCTGTTCGGCCAGATCGCGCTCATCGAGTGGGTCGACGGCAAGCTGCTGTCCACGGCCAGCTCCATCGCCGGCTGCGGCCCCGCGTTCGCCGCGATGTTCCTGGAGGCCCTCGGCGACGCCGGCGTGAAGCACGGCCTGCCGCGGCAGACCGCCTACCGCCTCGCGGCGCAGATGATGATGGGTACGTCCAAGCTGTACCTGGAAACCGGCACGCACCCCGGCGCGATGAAGGACGCCGTCTGCTCGCCGGGCGGCACCACCATCAAGGGCGTGGCCGCGCTCGAGAAGGACGGCTTCCGCGGCACCGTGATCGACGCCATCGACGCCATCGACGCCATCGAGGGCGAGTAGGTTCGCACGCGAAACCGCTTCGCATGCCGTCGCCGTCCGAAAGCGTCCGTTTCGGACGGCGACGGGCTCTCACGACGAAGGGCCCCGCGGCATGCCGCGGGGCCCTTCGCGTCGCGGCTTCCTAGAAGCCGAACATCGCCGTCGTCAGGTAGCGCTCGCCCGTGTCGGGGAGGATCACCACGATGGTTTTGCCCTTGTTCTCGGGGCGGCGCGCCAGCTCGGTGGCGGCGGCCACGGCCGCGCCCGACGAGATGCCCACGAGCAGGCCCTCCTTCGCCGCCAGCTCGCGACCTACCGCGAAGGCGTCCTCGTCGGCGACGGTGATCACCTCGTCGTACACTTCGGTGTTCAGCGTGTCGGGCACGAAGCCCGCGCCGATGCCCTGGATCTTGTGCGCGCCGGCGCGCCCCTCGGACAGCACCGGCGACGCCGCCGGCTCCACGGCCACCACGCGCACGTCCGGGTTCATGCGCTTCAGGTACGCGCCCGTGCCGCTCACCGTGCCGCCCGTGCCCACGCCCGCCACGAAGATGTCCACGTCGCCGCCGGTGGCCTCCCAGATCTCGGGGCCCGTGGTGGCCTCGTGGACGGCCGGGTTCGCCGGGTTCGTGAACTGCCCGACGATGAACGAGTTGGGGATCTCGGCCGCCAGCTCGTCGGCGCGCGCGATGGCGCCCTTCATGCCCTGCGCGCCGTCGGTCAGCACGAGCTCGGCGCCGTAGGCCTTCATGAGGTTGCGGCGCTCGATGGACATCGTCTCGGGCATGGTGATGATGAGGCGCATGCCGCGCGCGGCGGCGAGGGCGGCCAGGCCGATGCCGGTGTTGCCCGAGGTGGGCTCGATGAGCACCGTGTCGTCGTCGATCTTGCCGGCGGCCAGCGCGTCGTCGATCATCGCCTTCGCGATGCGGTCCTTGACGGAACCGGCCGGGTTGAACGACTCCACCTTGCCCACGATGGTGGCGTCCAGGTTGTTGTTCGCCTCGTAGTTCACGAGCTCTACGAGCGGCGTGTTGCCGATGAGCTCGGCAACGCTTGCATGTACGGTCATGATGCGCCTGCTTTCCCGTCTTCTCCGGTCGCGCCTGCCCGGCTGCGCCCGGTGCCCGCAGGGCGGGCTTCCTGTGTGTCGCGCTAAATCCTACTAGAACGCTATGCTTTAGTCAAGCGCTGACCGTCGACGTCGATTTCGAACCCTTCGGCGTCCAGCTGGGGCGCGCCCGCAGCCACCCGCCGCGCCACGAGGCGGCGCGCCGCGGGGATGGACGCCAGCAGCGCCGCGCCCATGACCACGCTCGCCACGATCACCATGATCCACACCGGCGCGAACGACAGGTACGCGTCGAACATCACGCCCGACACCACCGCACCCACCGCAGCGCCCAGCAGCTCGAACGCCGTGACGATGCCCGTGACCGTGCCGAGGTCCTTCTTGCCGTACTCCTTCACCACCATGATGGGCGGCGCCACCGTGCCCATGCAGGTGGCGAATCCGAAGAACAGGCAGGCCAGAATGGGGCCCCAGTCGGTGGTCGGGAACAGCAGCATGGTTCCGGCCAGCACCGACGTGATCGTGCCGAGGATCGTGCCCGCGCGCATGCCCCAGCGGTCGTAGATGGCGCCGAGCGCCACCTTCGCCACGATGACCACGGCCAGGTAGAACGACCACACGCTGCCGGCCCACAGGGTGGAGTGCCCGCCGGTGACCACCTCGGTGCCGCCCACCGTCACGCTCGTCATGTTCGCGATGGAGTTCGTGATGATGCACCCGTTCGTGATGCCCATGGCCACGAAGCCGATCACGAGCAGCCAGAACGCCGTGCTCGAGCGCAGCGTCTTCCAGCCGATCGACACGTTGACGGGCCGGTCGGGCGAGCGGTCGGCCTTCGTCTGCTCCACCTGGCCCGCGCCGTACGGCAGCAGGCCCTTGTCGCTGGGCCGGGTGCTGAACGTGGCCAGCACGAGCGGCAGCGCGGCCACGAGGCACACCACCGCCAGCAGCAGGAACGCCGAGCGCCAGCCGGACGCCTCGATCATCGCGCTCGTGGCCGGCGACAGCACGACGCCGCCGATGCCCGACCCCGACAGCGCGATGGACACCGCCAAGCCGCGCTTGAGCGTGAACCAGTTCGAGATGACCACCGACACCAAGAGGCGCGTGCCGGCCACCACCACCATGCCGGCCACCACGCACAGCGCGTACAGCTGCCACACCGCCGTGATGAACGAGAGCCCCACCAGCACGATCGAGCTGGTCAGCACCGTCACCGTGCCCAGCACGCGCGCCGAGCACTTGTCGGTGAGCCGCCCGATGACGAGCGACGCGAACACCGCCACCACCGTGGTGATGGACACGCCCGTGTTGAACTGCCCCACCGTCAGCCCCAGGTCGCGTACGATGTGCGTCTGGAACAGCGGGATGCAGTTCACGAACACCGTGTAGCAGGTTGCCATGATCAGCAGGCCGCCCGCCACGATCCACCATCCGTAGAAGAACTTGCCCGTCTTCGCCGCTGTCGCGGCCCCCTTCGTGTCGGCCACGATGCCTCACTTCCCCAATCGGTCGAGATGTCGGATGAATTCCGTGTAGAACCCGATGCCGCGCTTGAAGCTGTCCACGTCGAGGTTCTCGTCCTGGCCGTGCACGCGGTTGCGCTGGTCGCCCTTGAACAGGATGCCGGCGAATCGGTACGTGCGCGGGCAGATGCGATGGAACCGGCGCGCGTCGCTGCAGCTGGTCTGCACGTACGGCGCGATGCCGGCCGTGGGATACACGCTGCGGATGACGGCGCGCAGGTAGTCGAACGCGGGGTCGTCCGCAAACGGCGCGATGGGCGACGGCTCGCTGACCTCGGCCAGCTCGTAGGAGGTGCCCTCGTCGAAACGCTCCTTGATGCGCGCGAAGGCCGCGTCCACCGTCTCGCCGGGATCGACGCGCACGTTCACCGTCGCCTTCGCCCGCTTCGGGATGACGTTGTGCGCCGGGCTCCCCTCGAGCTGCGTCAGCGCGTACGTGGTGCGCACCATGGCCGCCGTCTCGGGGTCGCCCTGCATGATGCGGATGACCACGGGCCGGAACAGCCACAGGTTCGCGAACACGATGCGCAAGGCCCAGCTGCCGTGCGCCGCCAGCTCGCGCAGCATGGCCGCCACCGGAGCGGACAGCTTGGACGCCGGCGGGTTCTTCTGCAGGCCGTCGAGGCCCGACACGAGCTTCGCCGTGGCGTCCTCGAGCGAGGGCGTGGCGGCATGCCCGCCCTCGGCGCTCGTGGTGATGAACGCGTCGAAGATGCCCTTCTCGGCCACGCCCACGACGGCGAACTGGCCCTTCACGCCCAGCGGCGGGTTGTCGATGACCGCGCCGCCCTCGTCCAGCACCATGTACGGCACGCGCCCGATGCTTTTGAGGTGCTCCACCATGTGGGGCGCCGTGTCGCCGCCGTCCTCCTCGGTGTTCGACGAGAAGAAGTACACGTCGCGCGGAGGGACGTACCCCTCTTTCAGCAGATGCTCGGCGGATTCCATGAGGGCCGCCCAGATGCACTTCGTGTCCACCGCGCCGCGCGCGAAGATCCTGCCGTCCGCGATGTCGGCGGCGAAGGGATCGTGCGTCCACTCGGACGCGTCGGCCGGCACCACGTCGTGGTGCGCCATGAGCACCACCGGCGCCAGCGCGCGGTCGGCGCCCTTCCACAACAGCGAGATGCCGTAGCCGTCGATCAGCTCCAGCTCCAGGCGCTCGAACACCGTCGGGTACAAACGGCGCAGCAGCGGGACGAACTCGTCGAAGGCGCTGCGGTCGGCGTCGGGGTTGTGCAGGTCCCACACGGTTTCGCAGCGCAGCAGCTCCTGGAAGCGCGCGACCGCGGCGTCGTCGCCCTCGATGCCGCTCTGCGGCAGGGGGTCGGGAACGGGCGTCGGTTTGAGCCGCGCCGCGTTCACCACCAGCACGATTGCAAGCAGCGCGACAAGCGCGACCACGACGGCAAGCACGATCATGAGGGCTCCTCCCCTTCGGCTGACATGGGGTTATTATAGCCCTTCCGCCTGATGGGGAGCGTCGAGAAGAAAAAGGGCACGAAGGCGTTGACCCTCACGCGACGTGAGGGGGTAGGATGGGCCTCCCCGATGAGAGGAGACGCCCATGTCCCACAAGAAACCTGCCGCCTCGCCGTCGCCCGCGCTGCCCACCGTGCGCGCGCTGCGCACGGGCGACGCGTACACGCGCATGATCGCCGCGCCGCCGGCAAAGCGCGCCGACATCTACCGCCACGAGCTCATGGCGCCGTTCAAGGCGAAATGGGACTGCTACCGCGTGCCGCTGCGTCCCGCGCAGCCCGGCGGCTACGACGTGGTGATGGCCAGCGAGATGCTGGGCATCCTGCCACCCGCGCGCGTGGACGAAAGCTGGGCCGACGCCGTCCGGCGCTTGGCCGACGACGACCTGTGGCGCGCGAGCCGGCAGGCCGTCGAGCGCGCGCTCGCCCGCTTCGTCGAGCGCGGCATCGAGCTGCGCGTGCAGGACTACCTGTTCTCCATCCTGCTGGGCGACCCCGACAACCCCGCGCTGGCCGCGAGCGACGGCTACTGCGGCGACGGCGGCATCCCCGGCTACGTGCTGGCGTGGCTCGTGCCCAGCGACGACACCGTGCGTCGGCTGCCCGCCGCGCTCGCGCACGAGACGAACCACAACGTGCGCTTCCAGTTCATCGCCTGGCGCGACGACATCACCCTCGGCGAGATGATGGTGAGCGAAGGGCTGGCCGAGAACTTCGCCGTCAGCCTGTACGGCGAGGAGA is a genomic window containing:
- a CDS encoding bile acid:sodium symporter family protein; translation: MKTLTKISDFAGKYMAIIALAVAIIALVFPGPVSAVVKTSYVNILLGVVMFGMGMTLKLADFKVVFTKPKAVIVGILAQFIIMPVLAFLLTMVFQLPPELAVGVILVGSCPGGTSSNVMTYLAKGDVALSVGMTACTTIMAPIVTPLLVLLFAGQTVDVNVLDMFLSIVQVVLVPIALGFLINYFFEKAASVCANVLPLVSVVGISLIIMAVVAANQAKLLTVGPLIIVVVMLHNVLGYALGYLTGRALRLSKAQMRTLSIEVGMQNSGLATSLATVHFASMPLAAVPGAVFSVWHNISGAVYANILARSADKDAGEADEVEQAAA
- the proC gene encoding pyrroline-5-carboxylate reductase, coding for MADTASSIELGFIGFGNMAQAMAQGLVNSGALSGEHIHACAGHFDKLQATAEKLGVHAHREAAEVVEASDFVVLAVKPYLIEQVVEPVRETLAGKAVISVAAGRDFAFYEGILAPNSHHLSTIPNTPIAVGAGVVACEQRHSLTDEQLQTFENLFGQIALIEWVDGKLLSTASSIAGCGPAFAAMFLEALGDAGVKHGLPRQTAYRLAAQMMMGTSKLYLETGTHPGAMKDAVCSPGGTTIKGVAALEKDGFRGTVIDAIDAIDAIEGE
- the cysK gene encoding cysteine synthase A is translated as MTVHASVAELIGNTPLVELVNYEANNNLDATIVGKVESFNPAGSVKDRIAKAMIDDALAAGKIDDDTVLIEPTSGNTGIGLAALAAARGMRLIITMPETMSIERRNLMKAYGAELVLTDGAQGMKGAIARADELAAEIPNSFIVGQFTNPANPAVHEATTGPEIWEATGGDVDIFVAGVGTGGTVSGTGAYLKRMNPDVRVVAVEPAASPVLSEGRAGAHKIQGIGAGFVPDTLNTEVYDEVITVADEDAFAVGRELAAKEGLLVGISSGAAVAAATELARRPENKGKTIVVILPDTGERYLTTAMFGF
- a CDS encoding MFS transporter; this encodes MADTKGAATAAKTGKFFYGWWIVAGGLLIMATCYTVFVNCIPLFQTHIVRDLGLTVGQFNTGVSITTVVAVFASLVIGRLTDKCSARVLGTVTVLTSSIVLVGLSFITAVWQLYALCVVAGMVVVAGTRLLVSVVISNWFTLKRGLAVSIALSGSGIGGVVLSPATSAMIEASGWRSAFLLLAVVCLVAALPLVLATFSTRPSDKGLLPYGAGQVEQTKADRSPDRPVNVSIGWKTLRSSTAFWLLVIGFVAMGITNGCIITNSIANMTSVTVGGTEVVTGGHSTLWAGSVWSFYLAVVIVAKVALGAIYDRWGMRAGTILGTITSVLAGTMLLFPTTDWGPILACLFFGFATCMGTVAPPIMVVKEYGKKDLGTVTGIVTAFELLGAAVGAVVSGVMFDAYLSFAPVWIMVIVASVVMGAALLASIPAARRLVARRVAAGAPQLDAEGFEIDVDGQRLTKA
- a CDS encoding M20/M25/M40 family metallo-hydrolase, whose amino-acid sequence is MIVLAVVVALVALLAIVLVVNAARLKPTPVPDPLPQSGIEGDDAAVARFQELLRCETVWDLHNPDADRSAFDEFVPLLRRLYPTVFERLELELIDGYGISLLWKGADRALAPVVLMAHHDVVPADASEWTHDPFAADIADGRIFARGAVDTKCIWAALMESAEHLLKEGYVPPRDVYFFSSNTEEDGGDTAPHMVEHLKSIGRVPYMVLDEGGAVIDNPPLGVKGQFAVVGVAEKGIFDAFITTSAEGGHAATPSLEDATAKLVSGLDGLQKNPPASKLSAPVAAMLRELAAHGSWALRIVFANLWLFRPVVIRIMQGDPETAAMVRTTYALTQLEGSPAHNVIPKRAKATVNVRVDPGETVDAAFARIKERFDEGTSYELAEVSEPSPIAPFADDPAFDYLRAVIRSVYPTAGIAPYVQTSCSDARRFHRICPRTYRFAGILFKGDQRNRVHGQDENLDVDSFKRGIGFYTEFIRHLDRLGK
- a CDS encoding DUF2268 domain-containing protein — its product is MSHKKPAASPSPALPTVRALRTGDAYTRMIAAPPAKRADIYRHELMAPFKAKWDCYRVPLRPAQPGGYDVVMASEMLGILPPARVDESWADAVRRLADDDLWRASRQAVERALARFVERGIELRVQDYLFSILLGDPDNPALAASDGYCGDGGIPGYVLAWLVPSDDTVRRLPAALAHETNHNVRFQFIAWRDDITLGEMMVSEGLAENFAVSLYGEENAGPWVTKTGADVLESTVKPAIRAALDVQGMAGLSAYLYGDEIAAAQGYPTVGLPYCAGYACGYDLVRCYLDATGADIAEATLLPAEVILQEVEAAGFWG